A window from Neoarius graeffei isolate fNeoGra1 chromosome 14, fNeoGra1.pri, whole genome shotgun sequence encodes these proteins:
- the pde6gb gene encoding phosphodiesterase 6G, cGMP-specific, rod, gamma, paralog b: MNLEPPKTEFKSATRVTGGPATPRKGPPKFKQRQTRQFKSKPPKKGIQGFGDDIPGMEGLGTDITVICPWEAFSHLELHELAQYGII; this comes from the exons ATGAATCTTGAGCCCCCTAAAACAGAATTTAAGTCGGCCACACGGGTGACCGGAGGCCCAGCCACGCCACGCAAAGGCCCACCCAAATTTAAACAGAGGCAGACTCGCCAGTTTAAGAGCAAACCGCCAAAGAAAGGCATCCAGGG ATTTGGAGACGATATCCCTGGTATGGAAGGTTTAGGCACTG ACATCACAGTCATCTGCCCTTGGGAGGCCTTCAGCCACTTGGAGCTGCACGAGCTGGCTCAATACGGCATCATCTGA